The following are encoded in a window of Spea bombifrons isolate aSpeBom1 chromosome 2, aSpeBom1.2.pri, whole genome shotgun sequence genomic DNA:
- the PCID2 gene encoding PCI domain-containing protein 2 isoform X1 produces MAHITINQYLQQVQEAIDSKHGFNCADLVSFRHPHVANPKLQLSSPEEKCQQVLEPPYDEMFAAHLRCTYAVSNHDFVEAYKCQTVVVQSFLKTFQSHKEENWALPVMYAITLDLRIFANSADQQLVKKGKGKLGDMLEKAAELLMSCFRVCASDTRAAFEDSKKWGMLFLVNQLFKIYFKISKLHLCKPLIRAIESSNFKDEYAMAQRVTYKYYVGRKAMFDSDFKKAEEYLSFAFENCHSSSQKNKRMILIYLLPVKMLLGHMPTIHLLRKYDLMQFVEVTKSVSEGNLLLLTETLAKHETFFIRCGIFLILEKLKIITYRNLFKKVYLLLKTHQLSLDAFLVALTFMQVEGVDIDEVQCIIANLIYMGHIKGYISHQHQKLVVSKQNPFPPLSTIS; encoded by the exons ATGGCCCACATCACTATCAATCAGTATTTACAACAG GTGCAAGAAGCAATTGACTCGAAACATGGCTTTAATTGTGCAGACCTAGTTTCATTCAGACACCCTCATGTTGCAAATCCAAAGTTACAG TTGTCGTCTCCGGAAGAAAAATGTCAACAAGTGCTGGAACCGCCGTATGATGAAATGTTTGCAGCTCACTTAAG gTGCACATATGCCGTGTCTAACCATGATTTTGTTGAAGCATACAAATGCCAGACTGTTGTTGTTCA ATCATTTTTGAAAACGTTCCAGTCTCataaagaagaaaactg GGCCTTGCCAGTAATGTACGCCATCACACTTGACTTGCGGATTTTCGCTAACAGT GCGGATCAGCAGCTGGTAAAGAAAGGAAAAGGCAAACTTGGGGATATGCTAGAAAAGGCTGCCGAGCTCTTGATGAGTTGCTTCAGAGTATGTGCAAGCGATAC ACGAGCAGCTTTTGAGGACTCAAAGAAGTGGGGAATGTTATTTTTAGTGAATCAGCTTTTCAAGATTTACTTCAAG ATCAGCAAACTTCACTTGTGCAAACCCTTAATACGAGCCATTGAGAGTTCCAATTTCAAGGATGAATATGCCATGGCACAGAGGGTTACGTATAAGTACTACGTTGGGCGCAAAGCCATGTTTGACAGTGATTTCAAGAAAG ctGAGGAATACCTTTCCTTTGCCTTTGAAAACTGCCACTCCTCCAGCCAGAAGAATAAAAGAATGATTCTAATCTACTTGTTGCCTGTGAAGATGCTACTG GGACACATGCCAACTATTCACCTCCTGAGAAAATATGATCTGATGCAGTTTGTGGAAGTCACCAAGTCTGTTAG TGAGGGAAATCTCCTCTTGCTGACGGAGACTTTGGCCAAGCATGAGACTTTCTTTATTCGTTGTGGCATCTTCTTGATTCTGGAGAAGCTGAAAATCATCACATACAGGAATCTCTTTAAGAAAGT gtatcTGCTGTTGAAAACCCACCAGCTTTCTCTAGATGCTTTTTTGGTTGCCTTAACATTTATGCAGGTGGAAGGTGTGGATATTGATGAAGTGCAGTGTATTATAGCTAACCTCATTTACATG ggcCATATCAAAGGCTACATATCTCACCAGCACCAAAAACTTGTGGTCAGCAAACAAAATCCATTCCCACCACTGTCAACAATTAGTTAA
- the PCID2 gene encoding PCI domain-containing protein 2 isoform X2, whose product MLEKAAELLMSCFRVCASDTRAAFEDSKKWGMLFLVNQLFKIYFKISKLHLCKPLIRAIESSNFKDEYAMAQRVTYKYYVGRKAMFDSDFKKAEEYLSFAFENCHSSSQKNKRMILIYLLPVKMLLGHMPTIHLLRKYDLMQFVEVTKSVSEGNLLLLTETLAKHETFFIRCGIFLILEKLKIITYRNLFKKVYLLLKTHQLSLDAFLVALTFMQVEGVDIDEVQCIIANLIYMGHIKGYISHQHQKLVVSKQNPFPPLSTIS is encoded by the exons ATGCTAGAAAAGGCTGCCGAGCTCTTGATGAGTTGCTTCAGAGTATGTGCAAGCGATAC ACGAGCAGCTTTTGAGGACTCAAAGAAGTGGGGAATGTTATTTTTAGTGAATCAGCTTTTCAAGATTTACTTCAAG ATCAGCAAACTTCACTTGTGCAAACCCTTAATACGAGCCATTGAGAGTTCCAATTTCAAGGATGAATATGCCATGGCACAGAGGGTTACGTATAAGTACTACGTTGGGCGCAAAGCCATGTTTGACAGTGATTTCAAGAAAG ctGAGGAATACCTTTCCTTTGCCTTTGAAAACTGCCACTCCTCCAGCCAGAAGAATAAAAGAATGATTCTAATCTACTTGTTGCCTGTGAAGATGCTACTG GGACACATGCCAACTATTCACCTCCTGAGAAAATATGATCTGATGCAGTTTGTGGAAGTCACCAAGTCTGTTAG TGAGGGAAATCTCCTCTTGCTGACGGAGACTTTGGCCAAGCATGAGACTTTCTTTATTCGTTGTGGCATCTTCTTGATTCTGGAGAAGCTGAAAATCATCACATACAGGAATCTCTTTAAGAAAGT gtatcTGCTGTTGAAAACCCACCAGCTTTCTCTAGATGCTTTTTTGGTTGCCTTAACATTTATGCAGGTGGAAGGTGTGGATATTGATGAAGTGCAGTGTATTATAGCTAACCTCATTTACATG ggcCATATCAAAGGCTACATATCTCACCAGCACCAAAAACTTGTGGTCAGCAAACAAAATCCATTCCCACCACTGTCAACAATTAGTTAA
- the PROZ gene encoding vitamin K-dependent protein Z — translation MADVIQATCLLIFTLLLHQAEQKVFLSSENANKVIHRSKRANFILLEEIRKGDLERECLEELCSYEEARETFEDKEKTDRFWKTYHGGRQCTSCPCLNKGECTDTIRSYTCSCPEGYYGRNCEFANNECHPNMNDGCQHFCHPNYGFHSFFCSCAEGYTLGGDERSCNPTGKFTNYSNGTTKSPSNAPGRRLVDNYVGSWNLCLHLSLADPYACGQAVDNEDYVENEHLPNNRTRIFPWEVILLNSDSDQFCSGIILKPSLILTTAKCSNLHNPIYVFAGTQKGAFEKGKQIIKVKDHSIHMRYLEKTGDNDIALLKLQSNIEFDNYTLPICIPQKDFAENVLIHSNNSIVSGWTQGSDLDLAPFEFPATYSEKENCESALNVTQTNRMFCGVSQNVVDSPMVDGSYFAVEHKGTWFLTGIMGSKNSALSNQNVFSFTKISRYIMWLKQTEGQFH, via the exons ATGGCAGATGTTATCCAGGCAACATGCTTACTCATCTTTACACTTCTCCTTCATCAGGCGGAACAAAAAG TGTTCCTCTCTTCTgaaaatgcaaataaggtcataCATCGATCCAAGCGTGCTAACTTCATACTGCTTGAGGAAATCCGAAAAGGGGACTTGGAAAGAGAGTGTCTTGAGGAACTTTGCTCGTatgaagaggcaagagaaacaTTTGAGGACAAAGAGAAAACT GATAGGTTTTGGAAGACTTATCATG GTGGTAGACAATGCACCTCATGCCCTTGTTTAAATAAAGGTGAATGCACAGACACAATTCGGAGTTATACATGCAGTTGCCCAGAAGGATATTATGGTCGCAATTGTGAATTTG CAAACAACGAGTGTCACCCAAATATGAATGATGGATGTCAACACTTCTGCCACCCCAACTATGGATTTCACTCTTTCTTTTGTTCTTGTGCTGAAGGGTATACTCTTGGTGGAGATGAAAGGTCATGTAATCCTACAGGCAAGTTTACTAATTACAGCAATGGCACAACAAAGTCACCTTCTAATGCCCCTGGCAGGAGA CTGGTGGACAATTATGTTGGATCATGGAACTTGTGTTTGCACCTTTCATTGGCAGATCCCTATGCATGTGGCCAAGCGGTAGACAATGAAGATTACGTGGAAAATGAACATCTTCCAAACAACCGGACGCGTATTTTTCCATGGGAG GTCATACTCCTAAATTCAGACTCAGATCAGTTTTGCAGCGGAATAATTCTTAAACCATCTTTGATATTGACAACTGCGAAGTGCAGCAATCTACACAACCCTATTTACGTCTTTGCAG gcACACAAAAAGGGGCAtttgaaaaaggaaaacagatcATCAAGGTGAAGGATCATTCAATACATATGCGCTATTTGGAGAAGACTGGAGACAACGACATTGCACTGCTGAAGCTACAAAGCAATATTGAATTCGATAACTATACCCTCCCTATTTGTATTCCTCAGAAAGACTTTGCAGAGAACGTGCTGATTCATAGTAACAACAGTATAGTTAGTGGCTGGACACAAGGCTCTGATTTAGACTTGGCTCCTTTCGAGTTCCCAGCAACATACTCTGAGAAAGAAAACTGTGAGTCTGCTTTAAACGTCACACAGACTAACAGAATGTTTTGCGGTGTTTCACAAAATGTTGTTGACTCTCCTATGGTCGACGGTAGCTATTTTGCTGTGGAGCACAAAGGTACGTGGTTCCTTACAGGAATTATGGGATCAAAGAATTCAGCACTCTCCAACCAGAATGTGTTTTCATTTACTAAAATATCCAGATACATCATGTGGTTGAAACAGACAGAAGGCCAGTTTCACTAG